The following proteins come from a genomic window of Sulfitobacter indolifex:
- a CDS encoding nuclear transport factor 2 family protein, which produces MTDLEIMKRDVIAFYEMMFNESRPREAIERYAGEEYIQHNPHVANGRQGFIEYFERMAAEYPDKRVEVKRAFAEGRHVILHCHQIWPDGLEYAGIDIFRLDDAGKIVEHWDVLQELPKTSAHDNGMF; this is translated from the coding sequence ATGACTGATCTGGAAATCATGAAACGCGACGTGATTGCCTTCTACGAGATGATGTTTAATGAAAGCCGCCCGCGTGAGGCAATTGAGCGATACGCGGGCGAGGAATACATCCAGCACAATCCGCATGTGGCCAACGGACGTCAGGGGTTCATTGAATATTTCGAGCGTATGGCCGCCGAATATCCGGACAAGCGGGTCGAAGTGAAACGCGCTTTTGCCGAGGGTCGTCACGTCATTTTGCATTGTCATCAAATCTGGCCAGATGGATTGGAATATGCGGGGATCGACATCTTCCGGCTGGATGACGCGGGCAAAATCGTGGAGCATTGGGACGTGCTTCAAGAGCTTCCAAAGACCAGTGCCCATGACAATGGCATGTTCTAA
- a CDS encoding alcohol dehydrogenase family protein: protein MPLPETMKAVVLTGHGGLDKLEWREDMPVPRPDAGEVLIRVGASAVNNTDVNTRTGWYSKAVRGDTGSAATEGYAGASDADGAWSGALSFPRIQGADCCGKIGAVGDGIDTARIGQRVLVRPMHRPTGAEPDGLVTFGSERDGGFAEYTTVDDEHAVRIDSPLTDIELASFPCAFSTAEGMIQRAGLGAERVLITGASGGVGSAAVQLAKRRGAHVTASTSPAKMDALKTLGADAVMDRSDAYAKDAFDVVLDLVGGPRWPELLDALVPRGRYVTSGAIAGPIVELDLRTLYLKDLTLIGSTRQDPRVFTDLVSYIEAGEIHPVVAETYGLRDLRAAQEAFLEKSHMGKIGVTIAG, encoded by the coding sequence ATGCCACTTCCCGAAACCATGAAAGCTGTAGTCCTCACTGGCCATGGAGGGTTGGACAAACTCGAATGGCGGGAGGATATGCCGGTTCCGCGTCCGGACGCTGGAGAGGTATTGATCCGTGTGGGCGCGTCGGCGGTGAACAACACCGACGTTAACACTCGAACGGGCTGGTATTCTAAAGCCGTGCGCGGCGATACCGGGTCGGCCGCCACGGAGGGATATGCAGGTGCTTCTGATGCCGATGGCGCTTGGTCCGGTGCGCTCAGCTTTCCGCGCATTCAGGGCGCGGATTGCTGCGGGAAGATCGGTGCGGTCGGCGATGGGATCGACACTGCTCGGATTGGCCAGCGCGTGCTGGTGCGGCCTATGCACCGCCCTACCGGCGCGGAGCCAGATGGGCTTGTGACCTTCGGGTCGGAGCGCGACGGCGGTTTTGCCGAATACACGACAGTGGACGACGAACATGCAGTGCGGATCGACAGTCCGCTCACCGACATCGAACTCGCGTCATTTCCTTGTGCGTTCTCCACCGCTGAAGGCATGATCCAGCGGGCCGGACTGGGCGCGGAGCGCGTGTTGATCACGGGAGCGTCGGGCGGCGTTGGTTCAGCCGCCGTGCAACTCGCAAAGCGGCGCGGTGCGCATGTCACGGCGTCCACCAGCCCGGCGAAGATGGATGCGCTGAAAACGCTCGGCGCGGATGCGGTGATGGACCGCAGCGATGCCTATGCGAAGGACGCCTTCGACGTCGTGCTCGACCTCGTAGGTGGGCCGCGCTGGCCCGAACTGCTTGATGCGTTGGTCCCTCGGGGGCGCTATGTGACATCGGGCGCTATTGCCGGGCCGATTGTCGAACTTGATTTGCGAACACTCTATCTCAAAGACCTGACTCTGATCGGCAGCACCCGGCAGGATCCGCGCGTCTTCACGGACTTGGTCAGCTACATTGAAGCGGGCGAAATCCACCCGGTGGTCGCTGAAACCTATGGATTACGCGATCTGCGCGCGGCGCAAGAGGCATTTCTGGAAAAGTCGCACATGGGTAAAATCGGAGTAACCATCGCAGGGTAA
- a CDS encoding GNAT family N-acetyltransferase: MTDLTIEKEDRVGRHGRYVARIQGIDAEGEITFTHRGPKTISADHTGVPDDMAGHGVARALLDFMLADARESAFRIIPICPYVRKQYARHPEWADLFTTAPGEDPY; this comes from the coding sequence ATGACCGATTTGACCATTGAAAAGGAAGACCGTGTGGGCCGCCATGGACGCTACGTCGCCCGCATCCAAGGCATCGACGCCGAAGGCGAGATCACATTCACCCATCGCGGGCCGAAAACCATCAGCGCCGATCATACCGGCGTTCCCGATGACATGGCCGGTCACGGGGTGGCGAGGGCATTGCTCGATTTCATGCTCGCCGATGCCCGCGAAAGCGCTTTCCGCATCATTCCGATCTGTCCGTATGTGCGCAAACAATATGCCCGCCACCCGGAATGGGCCGATCTGTTCACGACCGCACCGGGCGAAGACCCCTATTGA
- a CDS encoding LysR family transcriptional regulator, giving the protein MKYTLDEIETFLAVMELGTITAVAARLNLSKSVISKRISDLETTLGAALFRRNAGRISPTEAAQRLDDRLRPALAELTAAAESAAWGGAGDDVLRGTLSIAAPMSFGTLHLSPIIARFAAQHPKLEMRIDYDDRARDLFRDGFDLAVRIGNLRDTALMQRKLCEDETIPCASPAYLDRYGRPETLDHLGDHQVIGYQHMSNAQLWTFDNSTPPALHSRLTLNNGEAMRDMAIEGLGVAILPAFLAMAPIRKGKLERILPNAQTRNLPIVAVWPPVSPMPQKLRQFIDYLIAELEHGKPWTAV; this is encoded by the coding sequence ATGAAATACACGTTGGATGAGATCGAGACCTTTCTGGCCGTGATGGAGTTGGGAACGATTACAGCGGTTGCCGCGCGGCTGAACCTCTCCAAATCCGTCATCAGCAAGCGCATTTCCGATCTAGAAACCACGCTTGGTGCCGCGCTGTTTCGCCGGAATGCCGGACGCATCTCACCAACCGAAGCAGCACAAAGACTTGATGATCGGCTTCGCCCGGCCTTGGCTGAACTTACCGCCGCAGCAGAAAGTGCCGCCTGGGGCGGTGCAGGGGATGATGTTTTGCGCGGAACGCTTTCAATAGCGGCCCCGATGAGTTTCGGAACGCTGCATCTATCGCCCATCATCGCGCGCTTCGCCGCGCAACATCCCAAGCTGGAAATGCGTATCGACTACGATGACCGGGCGCGGGATTTGTTCCGGGATGGATTTGATCTGGCCGTTCGTATCGGTAACTTGCGTGACACTGCTCTGATGCAGCGTAAGCTTTGCGAGGATGAAACCATTCCGTGTGCCAGTCCCGCCTATCTAGACCGATATGGCCGACCTGAAACACTCGATCACCTGGGCGATCATCAGGTCATCGGCTATCAGCATATGTCTAACGCGCAGCTCTGGACTTTCGACAACTCCACGCCGCCTGCCCTTCACAGCCGCCTTACCTTGAACAATGGCGAAGCGATGCGGGACATGGCGATTGAAGGCCTGGGGGTCGCCATTTTGCCTGCCTTCTTAGCAATGGCCCCAATAAGGAAGGGTAAGCTGGAACGTATTTTGCCCAACGCCCAAACGCGCAACCTGCCCATTGTGGCAGTCTGGCCGCCGGTATCACCCATGCCACAAAAATTGCGTCAGTTTATCGACTATCTAATTGCGGAACTGGAGCATGGCAAACCCTGGACTGCTGTCTGA
- a CDS encoding GMC family oxidoreductase, which yields MASDITADILIIGTGVAGAIAGAKLAQKGLKVAFLETGKRIDRFEAVETFWKAKIKVPESAYPNDETAPHPVSHRINDYYQQMGPETFKSTYIKLVGGTTWHWLGTTLRNVPADFKLKSLYGHAVDWPIDYDTLEPFYLAAEQEIGVAGDSSEDLGSPRSGDFPMPMIPMTYLDKQFVKSLEGSKYKVSATPQGRNSMFHADRPECCGNASCIPICPIQAKYDATVHVRQAEEAGAVVHDQTTATRLNLGEDGKIASVDFRRADGSTGTASGKVIVVAAHAIESPRLLLNSAQEGAKNGIANGSDQVGRNLMDHPTKLSWAMAPEPVWPYRGPLSTSGIENLRDGEFRKDRAAFRIEIGNDGHGWPTGAPISTAARHAQDGLRGEELDAAIKDETSRHIRLASLVEQSPNAENRVTLDPDKTDANGMPLPRIHFDYDDYTRAGLDAAQEAHDEVFAALGATQINHSPDIQGAGHVIGTLRMGMDAKTSVVDPDLRSFEHSNLFLLGSGAFPTSATANPSLTIAALSLRAVDVIAETAKEG from the coding sequence ATGGCATCCGACATCACCGCAGACATTCTCATCATCGGTACGGGAGTCGCCGGCGCGATTGCCGGGGCTAAACTGGCGCAAAAGGGGCTGAAAGTCGCTTTTCTAGAAACTGGCAAGCGGATTGATCGTTTTGAAGCGGTCGAGACCTTCTGGAAGGCCAAAATTAAAGTGCCTGAATCGGCCTATCCCAATGATGAGACGGCGCCGCATCCTGTGTCCCATCGAATTAACGACTACTACCAGCAGATGGGTCCGGAGACGTTCAAATCGACCTATATAAAGTTGGTTGGGGGGACGACGTGGCATTGGCTCGGCACCACGCTTCGGAACGTGCCTGCTGATTTCAAACTGAAGTCGCTTTATGGCCACGCGGTAGACTGGCCGATTGACTATGATACGCTTGAGCCATTCTACCTTGCGGCAGAACAAGAGATTGGCGTGGCGGGGGACAGTTCCGAAGACCTTGGTTCGCCCCGTTCTGGTGATTTCCCAATGCCGATGATCCCGATGACCTATCTGGACAAGCAATTTGTCAAATCCCTTGAGGGTTCAAAATATAAGGTCAGCGCAACACCGCAGGGCCGTAACTCGATGTTCCACGCGGACCGCCCTGAATGCTGCGGTAACGCCTCCTGTATTCCTATTTGCCCGATCCAAGCAAAATATGATGCGACAGTTCACGTGCGTCAGGCTGAAGAAGCGGGTGCCGTGGTGCATGATCAAACCACGGCGACACGGTTGAACCTTGGCGAAGACGGAAAGATCGCCTCTGTCGATTTTCGCCGTGCGGACGGCAGCACCGGCACGGCCAGCGGGAAGGTGATCGTCGTCGCGGCGCACGCGATTGAATCTCCCCGTCTGCTGCTGAACTCGGCGCAGGAGGGCGCGAAAAACGGGATTGCAAATGGCTCTGATCAAGTTGGGCGTAACTTGATGGATCACCCCACCAAACTCAGCTGGGCGATGGCGCCAGAGCCGGTCTGGCCTTATCGGGGCCCGCTCTCGACCTCCGGCATCGAAAACCTGCGCGACGGAGAGTTCCGCAAAGATCGCGCCGCCTTTCGCATTGAGATCGGCAACGACGGCCACGGATGGCCGACCGGCGCGCCGATCTCAACAGCGGCCCGGCATGCTCAGGACGGCCTGCGTGGTGAGGAATTGGACGCGGCAATCAAGGATGAGACCTCGCGGCATATTCGTTTGGCCTCGTTGGTCGAGCAATCACCCAATGCCGAGAACCGGGTAACCTTAGACCCCGACAAAACAGACGCCAACGGAATGCCCTTGCCACGCATTCATTTCGACTATGACGACTACACCCGCGCGGGTCTGGACGCGGCGCAGGAAGCCCATGATGAAGTGTTTGCCGCCCTTGGTGCTACACAGATTAACCATTCGCCTGACATCCAAGGGGCAGGGCATGTGATCGGCACACTGCGCATGGGGATGGACGCGAAAACATCGGTCGTGGACCCTGACCTGCGCAGTTTTGAGCATAGCAATCTGTTTTTGCTGGGTTCAGGCGCGTTTCCAACCTCGGCCACCGCCAACCCCAGCTTGACGATTGCTGCGCTGTCATTGCGTGCGGTGGACGTTATCGCAGAGACTGCGAAAGAGGGGTGA
- a CDS encoding sorbitol dehydrogenase family protein produces MLKAFADIDRKDDLTALAEGAEDQALSNEIAAAWYSGVSPDPDDLEVLTYTDALMWQAMDYTKPMAYCGGPMGYWADPPES; encoded by the coding sequence ATGCTTAAAGCCTTCGCTGACATTGACCGCAAAGATGATCTCACGGCTCTTGCAGAGGGTGCGGAGGATCAGGCGCTTTCGAATGAGATTGCAGCTGCGTGGTATTCTGGCGTGTCGCCGGACCCGGACGATCTGGAGGTCCTGACATATACCGACGCACTTATGTGGCAGGCGATGGATTACACCAAACCCATGGCCTATTGCGGCGGCCCGATGGGGTATTGGGCGGACCCACCAGAAAGCTAA
- a CDS encoding ACT domain-containing protein, whose protein sequence is MLWQILVEERNMPEVVRTARDMIAGMTPKLTQGAFGFITAADPALIEELSPQAISTFREEEGISLIVPVEVAEAAGLDAAHSMRCITLNVYSSLEGVGLTAAVSTALGEAGIPCNMVAAYHHDHVFVPTDKAAKAMDVLARLQSRAN, encoded by the coding sequence ATGCTTTGGCAAATTTTGGTGGAGGAGAGAAATATGCCGGAAGTTGTGAGAACGGCCCGCGATATGATTGCAGGTATGACGCCCAAGCTTACACAGGGCGCTTTTGGGTTCATCACGGCTGCTGATCCCGCACTCATTGAGGAACTCTCGCCCCAAGCTATTTCGACGTTCAGGGAAGAAGAAGGGATCTCGCTGATCGTTCCTGTCGAAGTGGCCGAAGCAGCCGGCCTGGATGCCGCCCACTCGATGCGGTGCATAACCCTGAACGTGTATTCGTCACTGGAAGGCGTCGGGCTTACGGCCGCGGTGTCAACCGCGCTTGGAGAGGCGGGCATTCCTTGCAACATGGTCGCCGCTTATCACCATGATCACGTATTTGTTCCGACGGACAAGGCTGCGAAGGCAATGGACGTTTTGGCTCGACTTCAATCTCGGGCCAATTGA
- a CDS encoding VOC family protein, with amino-acid sequence MTTGIHHVTGITANVQANVDFYAGFLGLRLVKRTGGYEDAEQLHLFYGDAAGSPGSLVSFLVWENGGRGRVGHGQVAEIGFAVPTASIGDWITRAMDARVQVEGPKREFGETVLRLKDPDNLTIKLVGSDRPAVAPLHDPIAPTRLHSVAVLSEKPIETAEFLTRFGYQDGPAEGAVQRMISDNDVIDVRDAAGFVPSVPGAGILDHVAFRAPDADVLRQMRLNLKEIDGITNVHDRKYFLSLYVREPAGTLIEYATDAPGVTVDEPLVQLGQTLFVPERDADRAHDLKVMLPQFALPGEEKFPVRDLPFIHRFHRPEDPDGSTIILLHGTGGDESDLMPLAHRINPRSTLLGVRGRSTEEGINRWFRRFDAVTYDQGDIRAEAKAFVAFIDGAVSGYGLDVDRLSFLGYSNGANLLGAVMQLHFGVVRQAVLLRSVQALEEPEEGDATDTRVLMLNGADDPFGQMAPALEQALRANGARLESRTLAAGHELTSEDVEIAQGWLRNTPAFASD; translated from the coding sequence ATGACCACCGGAATTCACCACGTGACAGGCATCACGGCCAATGTTCAGGCGAACGTAGATTTCTACGCGGGCTTTCTTGGCTTGCGATTGGTGAAACGCACAGGCGGCTACGAAGATGCTGAGCAATTGCACCTGTTCTACGGCGACGCCGCTGGGTCACCCGGTTCGCTTGTCAGTTTTTTGGTTTGGGAAAATGGCGGGCGGGGACGTGTCGGTCATGGTCAGGTTGCCGAGATCGGCTTTGCCGTGCCCACCGCCAGTATTGGTGACTGGATCACCCGCGCGATGGATGCGCGTGTGCAGGTCGAAGGACCAAAGCGCGAGTTTGGTGAAACGGTGCTTCGCCTGAAAGACCCCGACAATCTGACGATCAAGCTGGTCGGCTCCGACCGTCCGGCTGTCGCTCCGCTGCACGATCCGATTGCGCCGACGCGGCTTCATAGCGTGGCGGTCCTATCTGAAAAGCCAATCGAGACTGCAGAATTTCTAACCCGCTTCGGGTATCAGGACGGGCCTGCCGAAGGCGCGGTCCAGCGGATGATCTCGGACAATGATGTGATCGACGTGCGCGATGCTGCGGGGTTCGTGCCCAGCGTCCCCGGTGCGGGTATCCTCGATCACGTCGCGTTTCGCGCGCCTGATGCGGACGTGCTGCGCCAGATGCGGCTGAACCTGAAAGAGATCGACGGCATCACCAACGTCCATGATCGCAAGTATTTCCTGTCGCTTTATGTGCGCGAGCCTGCTGGGACGTTGATCGAATACGCCACCGACGCACCCGGCGTTACAGTTGACGAACCGCTGGTTCAACTGGGGCAGACATTGTTCGTGCCTGAGCGGGATGCGGACCGGGCGCACGACCTGAAAGTGATGCTTCCACAGTTCGCTCTGCCGGGCGAGGAAAAGTTTCCCGTGCGTGATCTACCCTTTATCCACCGCTTTCATCGACCCGAAGACCCAGACGGCAGCACCATCATCTTGCTTCATGGCACAGGCGGCGACGAATCCGACCTGATGCCGCTGGCGCACCGCATCAATCCGCGTTCCACCCTGCTGGGCGTGCGCGGACGTTCGACCGAAGAAGGCATCAACCGCTGGTTTCGCAGGTTCGATGCAGTGACCTATGATCAGGGTGACATTCGCGCGGAGGCCAAGGCTTTCGTCGCGTTCATCGACGGCGCGGTATCGGGCTACGGACTAGATGTCGATCGCTTGAGCTTCCTTGGCTATTCCAACGGCGCGAACCTTTTGGGCGCGGTCATGCAATTGCATTTCGGCGTGGTTCGTCAGGCGGTGCTGCTGCGGTCGGTTCAGGCTCTGGAGGAACCGGAAGAAGGCGATGCTACCGACACGCGGGTGCTGATGCTTAACGGCGCTGATGACCCGTTCGGACAAATGGCCCCCGCCCTGGAACAGGCGCTGCGCGCAAACGGCGCAAGATTGGAAAGTCGAACTCTCGCTGCTGGGCATGAGCTAACATCCGAAGACGTTGAAATAGCACAGGGTTGGTTGAGAAATACCCCTGCGTTCGCTTCTGACTGA
- a CDS encoding pirin family protein encodes MSWNPALTPGCPDEIGVDAIETLIIPRARDLGGFEVKRALPAPKRQMVGPFIFFDQAGPAEFLTGQGIDVRPHPHIGLGTVTYLYQGDFHHRDSIGTDQIIRPGALNWMVAGKGVTHSERTSDEGRSGPHSLYGIQTWMALPEENEDMDPIFEHHGKEAIPEIEAEGINAKLILGTAYGESAPATMFSETFYLDVTLEAGARFPLPDDHEDRGLYLTQGSVSIAGQEFEAGQMMVFRPGDKITVSAGAQGARLMALGGATLNGPRHMWWNFVASSKEKIEAAKEEWRANRWGEGLFDLPADDRDEFIPLPD; translated from the coding sequence ATGAGCTGGAACCCCGCACTGACCCCCGGTTGCCCTGATGAAATCGGGGTAGACGCGATTGAAACGCTAATTATTCCCCGCGCACGCGATCTGGGTGGTTTCGAGGTCAAGCGTGCACTACCTGCACCCAAACGCCAAATGGTCGGTCCGTTCATCTTTTTCGATCAGGCGGGACCAGCCGAGTTCCTTACCGGGCAGGGGATTGATGTGCGCCCCCATCCCCATATCGGATTGGGCACCGTCACATACCTGTATCAGGGTGATTTTCACCACCGCGACAGCATCGGCACCGATCAGATCATCCGCCCCGGCGCGCTCAACTGGATGGTGGCCGGCAAGGGCGTGACCCATTCCGAGCGCACGTCGGACGAGGGCCGCAGCGGGCCGCATTCTCTTTACGGGATCCAAACCTGGATGGCCCTGCCGGAAGAAAATGAGGATATGGATCCGATCTTTGAACACCACGGCAAGGAGGCGATCCCCGAAATCGAAGCCGAGGGCATCAACGCCAAGCTAATCCTTGGAACGGCCTACGGCGAAAGCGCACCCGCGACGATGTTCTCCGAAACGTTTTATCTGGACGTCACGCTAGAGGCAGGCGCGCGTTTCCCGCTGCCCGATGACCACGAGGATCGTGGCCTTTATCTCACCCAAGGATCCGTCAGCATCGCCGGGCAGGAATTCGAGGCCGGGCAAATGATGGTGTTCCGTCCGGGCGACAAAATCACTGTCTCGGCGGGGGCGCAGGGTGCCAGATTGATGGCGCTTGGCGGGGCCACGTTAAACGGGCCGCGTCATATGTGGTGGAATTTTGTGGCCTCCAGCAAGGAGAAGATCGAGGCCGCGAAAGAAGAGTGGCGTGCGAACCGCTGGGGCGAGGGTTTGTTCGACCTGCCTGCCGATGACCGGGATGAATTCATTCCGCTTCCCGACTGA
- a CDS encoding TetR/AcrR family transcriptional regulator, with translation MSKISEGLERAFASRGFAEPSVEDLRDAAGVSLRTLYKYTPSRAEMVLAALENRHQRYLTRVFDALPRGPEQALDTILSRIGMWMETETSHGCLFHAAVAADPGSQPLRALLERHKAEVASRAAAATGLGGSDTALLLIIEGLTQTWPLRGEAAVEAAKQLSQPLRSQRK, from the coding sequence ATGAGCAAGATATCCGAGGGGCTTGAACGTGCGTTTGCCAGTCGTGGCTTCGCTGAACCCAGCGTCGAGGACCTGCGTGATGCCGCCGGGGTCAGCCTGCGCACGCTTTATAAATATACGCCGTCTCGGGCAGAAATGGTGCTGGCTGCGCTGGAAAACCGACACCAACGCTATCTCACCCGTGTCTTCGACGCCCTACCCAGAGGGCCTGAACAGGCGCTCGACACGATCCTGTCGCGTATCGGTATGTGGATGGAAACCGAGACATCACACGGCTGCCTCTTTCATGCAGCTGTGGCCGCTGATCCCGGCAGTCAGCCGCTCCGCGCACTTCTTGAACGCCATAAGGCCGAAGTCGCTTCTCGGGCCGCAGCAGCAACCGGGCTGGGTGGTTCTGACACCGCGCTTTTGTTGATCATCGAGGGCCTCACGCAGACATGGCCTTTGCGCGGCGAGGCCGCGGTCGAAGCGGCCAAGCAGCTGAGTCAACCGCTGCGGTCACAGAGAAAGTGA